The window GTATTCCCAGGGGAAAACAAATAGAATTATCTtcactcttaaaaaattaattttatttaatctattttaactTGGGATTTTACCGTACTTTACCATACAAAAGTGAATCTAACCCTAACTTGAACATGTTAgttcaatgttttattttaaaaatgagtgatgCCCACAATATACacaaactgatattttaaaaagtatcattcTGAATCAATCTTGCCATAGAGCAATGAATTCTTTAGGACGAAACTTAATTTTCAATGTCATGGTTAACACCTTCACCAAGAAGAGCTTAAAAAAACCTTAGCTTTTCATAACAGATCCAAATgacaaaacctttaaaagaagatttttacAGAAGCCTTTAGTAAAATGCTAAAAATGCAGGCAACACTTCTGTCAACATGTTTCACAGGTCTATATGTTTAACCTGAGTGTATGTAGTTGTTCCTGGTAAACTTTATGTTCCTTACTGTGTCATCAATTATAGGAAAACTATCCTGCATTCAGTGATGTTAAAGTGGGAAGAAATGTGCACTATGGAATCCACGAATTATAATACAACTTGTAAAGATAATGACTACTTACCTCTTCGTAGTATATGCAGTCGGCCATCAGTATGTAGTCTGGCGGAGAAGGAAAGTCTTCTATTGCTTCCCCCCTTGAAAATGCCAACAAATATTTTAACTGTTGctttaataatttattgttttataaaaaaagttctggaaagtCCCCTTTGTATTAACTATGCTTTTAGCGAAACGCAATTTAAAGCAAACCACAAATCGTTATCTTAAAACAAGCTGAAAGGCCATACAAACCATTTCAGTACCTTGGCTTGAACAGAACCAGTGACAAGATGCTTGTTCATATTAATATTCATCTTCAGCAAGTCTTGCAATTCCTCCAGATCTGTGACCACCACATCGGCCCTATAAAATAACGTCGACTGAAGTGTAGGCACAAGCATGGTAAAGCAGGAATCCTGGTTTCCCAAACAAAGCGGCACCCCCTCCCGCCAGCTCTTACCCGAGAGTAGCAGCCATGAGCCCCACGGCCCCGGTGCCCGAGCCCAGCTCCAGCACCGACCGCCGGCTCAGAGCGTGGGGCCCATCGCCGGAAAACCCGGGCGTTTCCAGGTACTTAGAAAGGACGATGGCAGCGTCCCAAACAACGCAGCCCACGCCGCCGGAGCCATATTGCTGCAGTCGTAACACCGTGCCATCTCGCTTTTCCAAAACTCGAACAAAGTTCCGCAGCGGGTCCTCCACGGAGGACTCCACGGTAGCCGCCATCGCTGCCCGGCAACAAGATGCAGCGTGCGCAGTGACGTCACACCCACACGCGCCTCCCCACCGCGGGCCTGGACAGGGCCCGGCGCCTCCTAGTGGCGAAGTTGGCGCCATGACGCGTGCGCAAAGGCACAAAGCTGGGAAGGCAGCATTACCTGGGCGTGGTCGAGGGCCTAGCCGCCCGCTTCCCCAGAGTGTAGGTCCGCCTCACGCCTCTAAATTACAAGTGTGGCCTAACAAGCAGGCAGCTTAAATCACTTTTCCAGACAAAGCTGATATTGTAATCTGCTCTTTaaaagccaaaggcaaactcAAGAGTGTGTTTACCTGGAGACTAATTCATACGGTAGTTACTGGGCTTTAAATCCAGGCAGTTTCCAAGATCCTACCGAGAAGCAACAATCCTCTCTCATCAAGTTTCCTAGCATGCTCCTGATTTTCATCTGAATGCATAAAAATGGTTGCTGGAAGTTTGCTGATCGCGTTTTAACAGGGCAAAGTTATCCTTCTAAAATTTACATCATTTAAATTCTTTGGGATTATGTAATTTAAATTGCccaaaataatgacaataatgtgGACATGTCTATGTATTTCCACAGAACTCAACAAGCTCTCCCCTTGTTACTTATAATGAAAAcacgtattttaaaaattaagactggGGTGATTTATTAATCTTGTTAAGAACTCTGATACAAAGCACAGTTAAAAGGCCACAGACCAGTAAATAAACAACAACGTGGCTTTTGGCTATTTTACAACTGCTGCTACAGCACTATCAGCAAAACACGCTTTTTCATCACTTTGAACTCAGGAGTCCAAATGGCaaataaaagttttacttctctgaataaaaagtttaataaagcTTTAAGTATGTTTGCTGGTTTAAATGTTaccaatctaaaaaaaaagtatttaaaaaaaattgtagttaaCATGAGATTTATAGAGAAGGTTACTAGGATTTGAGGGCAAGGCAGTTGGTTCCTATGCCATAAGAAATTTTCCTCTGAATTTCTGAATTAGTAAAGTAGCAGATTGTATTATAGGCCTCGAGTCACTTAAATTTATATAGTAAGTTATTAGCATtctttaaatatacaatataaacaAAACTGTACATACTTGGCATATTAATTAACTTTGTTTTCCAAAACAATAGGCAACTCATTAGCTAAAGACACCATAGTCTCCAAAAACAAAAGGCACATCTGAATGAGATACATGCCCTTTTTCCCTCCATGATTGGGTTAGGTAGTCTCTGTATACattttgacaaaataataaacagtgcatctattattttcattatatttttcatttttgtcttcagCAGCAAATTCTGGCATTTAAGACATGGCATTAAAGTTTAAGAACAGTGGGTGTTTTTCACAATTCCCCTAAATGTAAAAACTAGAAGATGgtcaaagagttttaaaaatcagtaatactGTACACCCCCTATATTTGTGTAAATTCACTGCCTTAAAAAGGCATCTATTACTCAAATTTGAAAAATTCCACAAATGCACTATCCCCTTTCAGTGCAATCAATGTTACTTTAAACCATATTTTAGCAGAGTCTACAGTgcaaatataaattctttatactgGCCTTTTGGCAGCACTGAGGATCCAAGACAAGGCAATGCTACTGATCACCTGAGGATAATGATAAAGgacttctgtatttttatttttccaatttttaaaagcttatttgaTCAGTAGCATTTTTGTAAGAGCATTATTCGTAAAAAGTACTAAAATACTATGCcttttttgaataaattaaaaaaaaaaaaaaccctttacaAATACCATTCCAGTGTCAATGACTACATATGGCTAAGGTCATTGAGGAGTTTCTGCATTTTCTAGTAAAGGCAGTCTGTATGACGGGGGGTGTGAAAGCTCCCGTTTATAAGTCTTTGGTGGCAGTTTTGGTAGGTGCGGGCTTGAGTTCTGCCTCGGTGGCACAGGGGGAGCTTGAGGATGAGCAAGGTTGTTGTGACTAGAACTGAGCAGGTAGCATCGACGTGGTACTCTTGGAGAGGGCGTGCTGGGAGGAGTATTTGGCGAATTTGGGCAGGTACTAACGTCTCTGAACCAGTCTGGATCTCTGTGCAGATGTCCTAGTGGAGGTGGCTGAAGATTAAATGGACAGTTTATAAAGTGTTCTGGAGGACGAAGGGGAACTGGCGGAGGGGTATCAGGAAGAGGATCTCTTGGTGGCGGTGGAGGTGGACTATGCAGAGGCCCATCAAATGCACCAGTAGGAGCAGGAACTCTAGGTTTTACCTTTGGAGGAGGAGGTTGTCTTGGTGGAATAGCAGGGGGGTCATCATCAGATTTCGtatttccctcaaaaaaaaaaaattaaattatatttccattCTCCTGAAAAATCTGTtaagttttaaaacaatgaaaaattctttttttttttttttaagaatgaaaaattctTATGTGTTCAGTTAAATCCAGAAGCT of the Canis lupus baileyi chromosome 9, mCanLup2.hap1, whole genome shotgun sequence genome contains:
- the VCPKMT gene encoding protein N-lysine methyltransferase METTL21D; protein product: MAATVESSVEDPLRNFVRVLEKRDGTVLRLQQYGSGGVGCVVWDAAIVLSKYLETPGFSGDGPHALSRRSVLELGSGTGAVGLMAATLGADVVVTDLEELQDLLKMNINMNKHLVTGSVQAKVLKWGEAIEDFPSPPDYILMADCIYYEESLEPLLKTLKDLSGFETCIICCYEQRTMGKNPEIEKKYFELLQLDFDFEKIPLEKHDEEYRSEDIHILYIRKKKSKSPS